In Flavobacterium sp. CS20, a single window of DNA contains:
- a CDS encoding heavy metal translocating P-type ATPase, whose amino-acid sequence MKKKKLNLRDLNKTSSDNHKRNDSHNHSSPESIGKFKIYVPAIFSFAMLIMGIAIDYFDAFPYFTGWVRIVWYAVAYLPVGFPVIMEGWNSIKNGDFFTEFLLMSIATIGAFAIGEYPEGVAVMLFYAVGELFQSAAVKKAKGSIKALLDVRPNEALVYRNNNYVSVNPEIVAIGEKVQVRVGEKIPLDGVLLSEKGSFNTAALTGESKPDTIAKGEKVFAGSINLDGVIEIETTKEFKDSSIARILDMVQNATARKSKTELFIRKFARIYTPIVVFLAIGLTFIPYIFVDDYVFSDWLYRALIFLVISCPCALVISIPLGYFGGLGATSKNGILFKGASFLDEMTKVNTIVMDKTGTMTKGVFKIKEIKAIDWKEPEFMKYLMAMEEQSTHPIAKAIMEYKADGEDFQASTVTEVAGKGLKGTVNGKTVLIGNKPLMISNNIEVPSETDNIVESIVMVSIDGKFAGYVIIADELKEDAHEAIKQIRESGISKIIMLSGDKDPITQQVAKEMGVDWAKGGLLPEDKLAEVEKLIAETDNKVAFIGDGINDAPVLATSDVGIAMGGLGDDAAIETADVIIQTDQPSKIAKAIKIGRSTRRIVWQNIGLAFGVKAVVLVLGAGGLATMWEAVFADVGVALLAILNAVRLQKMKWK is encoded by the coding sequence ATGAAAAAAAAGAAATTGAATTTAAGAGATTTAAATAAAACTTCATCCGATAATCACAAGCGCAATGATAGCCACAACCATAGCAGTCCGGAAAGTATAGGGAAATTTAAAATTTATGTACCAGCAATTTTCAGTTTTGCGATGCTGATTATGGGTATTGCCATAGACTATTTTGATGCGTTCCCTTATTTCACAGGTTGGGTACGTATTGTTTGGTATGCAGTCGCATATCTTCCAGTAGGTTTTCCTGTGATAATGGAAGGTTGGAACAGCATCAAAAATGGCGATTTTTTTACCGAGTTTTTATTGATGTCCATCGCAACCATAGGTGCATTCGCCATTGGCGAATATCCCGAAGGTGTGGCAGTAATGTTGTTTTATGCGGTAGGCGAATTGTTCCAAAGTGCCGCGGTTAAAAAAGCCAAGGGAAGCATCAAGGCATTACTGGATGTACGACCTAATGAAGCCTTGGTCTATAGGAACAACAATTATGTTTCTGTAAATCCCGAAATCGTTGCTATTGGTGAAAAAGTTCAAGTCCGTGTGGGCGAAAAAATCCCTTTGGATGGTGTTTTATTGTCCGAAAAAGGCTCATTCAATACAGCAGCTCTAACAGGCGAAAGCAAACCTGACACCATTGCAAAAGGAGAAAAAGTATTTGCAGGAAGCATCAATCTGGATGGCGTTATTGAAATTGAAACGACCAAAGAATTTAAGGATAGTTCCATTGCACGTATTCTCGATATGGTGCAAAACGCCACCGCACGGAAATCAAAAACCGAATTGTTCATTAGAAAGTTCGCAAGAATCTATACACCAATCGTTGTCTTTCTTGCGATTGGATTGACGTTTATACCCTACATTTTTGTGGACGATTATGTCTTTAGCGATTGGTTGTATAGAGCCTTGATTTTCTTGGTTATTTCCTGTCCGTGTGCTTTGGTTATCTCAATTCCGTTGGGCTATTTTGGTGGATTGGGAGCGACTTCAAAAAATGGTATTCTATTTAAAGGTGCATCATTTTTAGATGAAATGACAAAGGTAAACACCATTGTAATGGATAAAACAGGAACCATGACAAAAGGTGTTTTCAAGATAAAGGAAATAAAAGCCATTGATTGGAAAGAACCTGAATTTATGAAATACCTGATGGCGATGGAAGAACAATCCACCCATCCCATTGCAAAAGCTATTATGGAATATAAAGCTGATGGCGAAGATTTTCAGGCATCCACAGTAACCGAAGTTGCAGGAAAAGGATTAAAAGGAACAGTAAACGGCAAAACCGTATTGATTGGGAATAAACCATTGATGATTTCAAACAATATCGAAGTTCCATCTGAAACTGATAACATTGTAGAATCTATCGTGATGGTTTCCATTGATGGTAAATTCGCTGGCTATGTCATCATTGCAGACGAATTGAAAGAAGATGCCCACGAAGCCATCAAGCAAATTAGAGAATCTGGAATTTCCAAAATCATAATGCTTTCTGGCGACAAGGATCCCATAACCCAACAAGTGGCAAAAGAAATGGGTGTGGATTGGGCAAAAGGCGGATTGTTGCCAGAAGACAAATTAGCCGAAGTGGAAAAACTGATAGCTGAAACCGACAACAAAGTTGCCTTTATAGGCGATGGCATCAATGATGCGCCAGTATTGGCGACGAGCGATGTTGGGATAGCAATGGGCGGTTTGGGCGACGATGCGGCAATAGAAACGGCGGATGTAATCATTCAGACAGACCAACCGAGCAAAATTGCAAAAGCTATTAAAATTGGTCGTTCAACACGTCGTATCGTTTGGCAAAATATAGGTTTAGCTTTTGGTGTGAAAGCAGTCGTATTGGTTTTGGGCGCAGGTGGTCTGGCAACGATGTGGGAGGCTGTTTTTGCAGATGTTGGAGTGGCATTGTTGGCGATTTTAAATGCTGTGCGATTGCAGAAGATGAAATGGAAATAA
- a CDS encoding integrase core domain-containing protein: protein MSMTEQYDPYENAVAERINRTLKYEYGLKQTIKNTEIARDMTHQAVYI, encoded by the coding sequence ATGAGCATGACCGAACAATACGACCCTTATGAAAATGCTGTAGCTGAAAGAATTAACAGAACTCTTAAATATGAATATGGTTTAAAGCAAACCATCAAAAACACTGAAATAGCTAGAGATATGACTCATCAAGCTGTATATATTTAA
- a CDS encoding Fur family transcriptional regulator yields MTKAEETLRNNGIRPTKMRLFIYKYLKRKFYAVTLREIETAFVKKSKHTRDRTTIYRSIKLFQKKGIIHQIDDGTATAKYAYSDKNSLDLHLHLHCMNCKETFCLPNKVPQENLPDKYEITEVNLVLKGACVKCQKAKKLKYNIDQSAHKNLKQ; encoded by the coding sequence ATGACCAAAGCCGAAGAAACACTTAGAAACAACGGGATTAGACCTACCAAAATGAGATTATTTATTTATAAATATCTCAAAAGAAAGTTTTATGCTGTAACATTAAGGGAAATAGAAACGGCTTTCGTTAAAAAAAGTAAACATACACGAGATAGAACAACAATTTATCGGAGTATAAAATTATTTCAAAAGAAAGGGATTATACATCAAATTGATGACGGTACGGCTACCGCAAAATATGCATATTCTGATAAGAATTCGCTGGATCTACACTTACACCTTCACTGTATGAATTGCAAAGAAACCTTCTGTTTGCCCAATAAAGTTCCACAGGAAAATTTACCTGACAAATACGAAATAACCGAAGTAAATTTAGTTTTGAAGGGGGCATGTGTAAAATGCCAAAAAGCAAAGAAGCTAAAATATAACATAGACCAATCTGCTCATAAAAACTTAAAACAATGA
- a CDS encoding IS1634 family transposase produces the protein MCLYPELLLGKLFNQIGFNQINHDLFKQLVLARLCYPSSKLKTSDYLFKYQHKAIDVQVVYRYMDKLHKQHKSQIQEISYNHTLKILDGTINVVFYDVTTIYFEIDNEDELRKTGFSKEGKHQNPQIMLGLLVSKDGYPLAYDIFEGNKFEGHTMLPVIDSFKKKYGLDQLVIIADSGLLSSKNIEELQSKSYEFILGARIKNEKSFIKEKILALKLKNGESAVVEKGNLRLIISYSDSRAKKDKHNREKGLKRLEKKIRSGKLTKSSINNRGYNKYLKLDGELKVSIDKTKFETDAKWDGLKGYITNAKLNKNEILENYSHLWKIEKAFRIAKTDLKIIPIYHRVQRRIEAHICIAFARYKIHKELERQLNEKKSSLSPEKAINIAKTIYAVKIKHPITKEITYLTHIKSEEQKKIANLFDF, from the coding sequence ATCTGTTTATATCCGGAACTGCTTTTAGGAAAGCTTTTTAATCAGATTGGGTTCAATCAAATTAATCATGATTTATTTAAGCAATTGGTTCTTGCTAGACTTTGCTACCCTTCTAGTAAGCTTAAGACATCAGATTATCTTTTTAAGTACCAACATAAAGCTATTGATGTTCAAGTTGTTTACCGATACATGGATAAGCTTCATAAACAACACAAATCCCAAATACAAGAAATTAGTTATAATCATACCTTGAAAATACTAGATGGAACAATAAATGTAGTATTCTATGATGTTACCACTATTTATTTTGAAATTGATAACGAAGATGAATTACGCAAAACAGGCTTCTCTAAAGAAGGCAAACATCAAAATCCGCAAATTATGCTAGGGTTATTAGTTAGCAAAGATGGTTACCCATTGGCTTACGATATTTTTGAAGGCAATAAATTTGAAGGACACACCATGCTACCAGTCATTGATAGTTTTAAGAAAAAATACGGATTAGATCAATTAGTCATCATCGCTGACTCTGGGCTACTTTCTTCTAAAAACATAGAAGAACTTCAAAGCAAAAGTTATGAATTTATTCTTGGAGCTAGAATTAAAAATGAGAAGTCCTTTATAAAAGAAAAAATATTAGCTTTAAAACTTAAAAATGGAGAGAGTGCAGTTGTAGAAAAAGGTAATTTGAGACTTATCATAAGCTATTCCGATTCAAGAGCCAAGAAAGATAAGCACAATAGAGAAAAGGGATTAAAGAGACTGGAAAAGAAAATTAGATCAGGAAAACTAACCAAGTCAAGTATCAATAACAGAGGTTACAATAAATATCTAAAACTTGATGGAGAGCTAAAAGTTTCAATAGACAAAACAAAATTTGAAACAGATGCAAAATGGGATGGTCTAAAAGGCTATATAACTAATGCTAAATTGAATAAAAATGAAATTTTAGAGAATTATAGTCATTTATGGAAGATTGAAAAGGCTTTCAGAATAGCTAAGACAGACTTGAAAATAATACCAATCTATCATAGAGTTCAGCGTAGGATTGAAGCTCACATTTGCATAGCTTTTGCAAGATATAAAATACACAAGGAACTAGAAAGGCAACTCAATGAAAAGAAATCTTCATTAAGTCCTGAGAAGGCTATCAACATAGCAAAAACAATTTATGCGGTAAAAATAAAACATCCAATAACAAAAGAGATAACTTATCTAACTCACATCAAAAGTGAAGAGCAGAAAAAAATTGCAAATCTATTCGATTTTTGA
- a CDS encoding MerR family transcriptional regulator, whose product MKVDLPQKLYYNIGEVAKAFGVNTSLIRFWEKEFDVIKPKKNAKGNRKFTPKDIKYFELIYHLVKERGFTLDGAKQHLKTHKGNSLGNYDLIRKLKHIKSELEALKSKL is encoded by the coding sequence ATGAAAGTTGACCTACCACAAAAACTGTATTACAATATAGGTGAAGTTGCCAAAGCCTTTGGTGTCAATACGTCTTTGATTCGATTTTGGGAAAAAGAATTTGATGTCATCAAGCCCAAGAAAAATGCTAAAGGCAATAGGAAATTCACCCCAAAGGATATTAAATATTTTGAATTGATTTATCATTTGGTCAAAGAGCGTGGCTTTACTTTAGATGGGGCAAAGCAACATCTTAAAACACACAAAGGCAATTCATTAGGCAACTATGATTTAATCAGAAAATTAAAGCATATCAAATCTGAATTAGAAGCTTTGAAATCTAAGTTGTAA
- a CDS encoding P-II family nitrogen regulator, which yields MKEIKAFIKPKRVQNVIEALSESGFKSMTLSQGEGTGAFKAKGASPSLDFRVTDSPVVKLELVCQNEEAQSAIDIILENAKTTEPGDGIIYLSDIEDAFQIKTGESIKRYDP from the coding sequence ATGAAAGAAATAAAAGCATTTATAAAACCGAAACGAGTTCAAAATGTAATTGAAGCTCTTAGTGAAAGCGGATTTAAAAGTATGACCCTTTCCCAGGGAGAAGGAACGGGGGCTTTTAAAGCAAAAGGCGCATCACCTTCTTTAGATTTCCGTGTAACAGACAGTCCGGTTGTAAAGTTAGAACTGGTATGTCAAAACGAAGAAGCACAATCAGCAATAGATATTATCCTTGAGAATGCAAAAACAACTGAACCCGGTGACGGAATAATTTATCTTTCCGATATTGAAGATGCCTTCCAGATAAAAACCGGGGAATCCATAAAGCGTTACGACCCCTAA
- a CDS encoding Fur family transcriptional regulator gives MTKTEKILSYHGIRPTQMRKKIYKFLKRKQSAVSFSDLKKAFVQKSETNKTANRTTFYRNLKIFENKGLIHQINDGVGVSKYAISDKNARNKYGTDLHMHFHCTECRKTICLPNKISEESLPEDYEVNDVNLVLKGICEKCRKK, from the coding sequence ATGACCAAAACGGAAAAAATATTATCATATCACGGTATTCGACCTACTCAAATGAGGAAGAAGATATACAAGTTCCTGAAAAGGAAACAAAGTGCTGTGTCCTTTTCCGATTTGAAAAAGGCCTTTGTTCAAAAGAGCGAAACCAATAAAACAGCAAACAGAACGACCTTTTATCGCAACCTAAAGATTTTTGAGAATAAAGGGTTGATTCATCAGATAAATGATGGTGTCGGGGTGTCAAAATATGCGATTTCTGATAAAAATGCCAGAAATAAATACGGTACAGATTTACATATGCACTTTCATTGTACCGAATGCAGAAAAACAATCTGTTTACCAAATAAAATATCGGAAGAAAGCCTGCCAGAAGATTATGAAGTGAACGATGTGAACTTGGTTTTGAAAGGAATATGTGAAAAATGCAGGAAAAAATAA
- a CDS encoding APC family permease has product MSFIFATIASSVSAMSYAELSSTYPNAGAEFIFVRKAFPKIDIPSFLTGWTIAFHSSATIAAVLLAFSGYFNTFFNMPSLLISYGILLVLSLISITGITKSSTANIIMVSIQLLGLLLLIVFGLLETGPPKAEFFKVESISGTLATTATLFFIYTGFEHMAALGSEVKNPGKTIPRAFLLTMVITTIIYLFIAFTVLNIADPSALANVDLPLSLATSNLNNWLPRGIGYRCTFCYG; this is encoded by the coding sequence TTGAGTTTCATTTTTGCGACCATTGCGTCCAGTGTATCTGCAATGTCCTATGCAGAGTTGTCCTCTACCTATCCCAATGCAGGTGCGGAATTTATTTTTGTACGCAAGGCATTTCCAAAAATTGATATTCCGTCTTTTCTCACGGGTTGGACGATTGCGTTTCATAGTTCGGCCACCATTGCAGCCGTGTTACTTGCCTTTTCGGGGTATTTCAATACGTTTTTTAATATGCCCTCTCTTCTAATAAGTTATGGCATTTTATTGGTGTTGTCATTAATTAGTATTACAGGCATCACAAAATCGTCGACAGCAAATATTATTATGGTCAGCATTCAACTTTTGGGATTGTTATTATTGATAGTATTCGGACTTTTGGAAACTGGTCCACCCAAAGCAGAATTTTTTAAAGTTGAATCGATTTCTGGAACTTTGGCTACCACAGCCACACTGTTCTTTATCTATACTGGTTTTGAACATATGGCAGCTTTGGGTTCGGAAGTTAAAAACCCAGGGAAAACAATTCCTCGAGCCTTTTTATTGACAATGGTAATAACTACCATAATTTATTTATTTATTGCTTTTACGGTTTTGAATATTGCAGACCCTTCCGCCTTGGCAAACGTGGATCTGCCACTTTCTCTTGCGACTTCCAATCTCAACAATTGGTTGCCTCGTGGTATTGGCTATCGCTGCACTTTTTGCTACGGCTAA
- a CDS encoding heavy metal translocating P-type ATPase yields the protein MKKLQLKIPVLLPQVPNEKDTCVQRLIAELESKEGLEKVHIVDDQEDTVPQLCFHYDPDIISIDRIQSLAENAGAEITEKYGHLLLEVEGIRHTRHARSIEKSLLAINGVLEVSVSGSGMVRLEFDKKQTNFDEISKQIEKEYLQIQRSSSNENDYTKASKKQERSKKEDTKEQTSTEGHEHKEGETHEEGEEHAHGGIFGKNTELIFSIICGALLGIGFSLSYVESIPDWVSLTLYIGAYFFGGFFTAKEAVQTVAKGGFEIDFLMLVATIGATILGEWAEGALLLFLFSLGHALEHYAMEKARKSIARLADLAPKTALLKKDGKTEEVGIEKLSIGDIIVVKPNSKISADGVVVNGKSSVNQAPITGESIPVDKIPVEDTSRDYSADDDIKDENRVFAGTINGNNTLEIKVIKEAKDSTLSRLVKLVNEAQTQKSPTQLLTDKFEKYFVPSVLVLVGLLLLAFLVIDEPFSASFYRAMAVLVARSPCALAISTPSAILSGVARATRGGVLIKGGRPLEDLGELTALAFDKTGTLTEGKPKLTEVVPLGDIEENELLKIAVAVENLSDHPLAKAVVRDGKERLEGTSVPNATDLEAVLGKGIKASLGKDKIYIGNLDLYEDLDEAKPSEDISNKVKELEGGGNTTMLIRRNKEYIGIIALMDTPREVAKETLKKLKEIGIKRMIMLTGDNQKVADAVAKEIGLTDAWGSLLPEEKVDAIKKLKEQESKVAMVGDGVNDAPAMANSTVGIAMGVAGSDVALETADIALMADKLETLPFAIGLSRKAKTIIKQNLWVSLGIVALLIPSTIMGWANIGIAVVIHEGSTLLVVFNALRLLAYKK from the coding sequence ATGAAAAAGCTACAACTAAAAATTCCGGTATTGCTACCTCAGGTGCCAAATGAAAAAGACACTTGTGTGCAAAGGCTCATTGCTGAATTAGAGTCCAAAGAGGGTCTTGAAAAAGTACATATAGTAGATGATCAGGAAGATACGGTGCCGCAACTGTGCTTTCATTATGATCCGGACATTATCTCTATTGACCGAATTCAATCTTTGGCGGAAAATGCCGGGGCAGAAATTACAGAAAAATATGGTCATCTTCTTTTAGAGGTTGAGGGGATTAGACATACAAGGCACGCTCGTTCCATCGAGAAAAGCCTTTTGGCAATCAATGGAGTTTTGGAAGTTTCCGTTTCAGGCTCTGGAATGGTACGACTTGAATTTGATAAAAAGCAAACGAATTTTGATGAAATAAGTAAACAAATTGAAAAAGAATACCTTCAGATTCAGCGGAGTTCTTCAAACGAAAATGATTACACCAAAGCATCCAAAAAACAGGAGCGTTCAAAGAAGGAAGATACTAAAGAACAAACTTCCACAGAGGGGCACGAGCACAAAGAGGGCGAGACCCACGAGGAAGGAGAAGAGCACGCCCACGGTGGTATTTTCGGTAAAAATACGGAGCTTATTTTTTCCATTATCTGTGGGGCACTTCTCGGGATAGGTTTCAGCCTTTCCTATGTAGAATCCATCCCAGATTGGGTCAGTCTTACTTTATACATTGGTGCTTACTTTTTCGGTGGTTTCTTTACGGCCAAGGAAGCAGTACAGACTGTCGCCAAAGGCGGTTTTGAAATTGACTTCTTAATGCTTGTTGCGACCATTGGTGCGACCATTCTGGGAGAATGGGCAGAAGGTGCATTGTTATTGTTCCTGTTTAGTTTGGGACACGCTCTTGAACATTATGCTATGGAGAAAGCCCGAAAATCTATCGCAAGACTGGCAGATTTGGCACCAAAAACAGCCTTGCTGAAAAAAGATGGCAAGACAGAAGAAGTCGGGATTGAAAAATTAAGTATAGGCGACATCATTGTGGTCAAGCCCAACAGTAAAATATCCGCAGATGGCGTCGTGGTCAATGGAAAAAGCAGTGTAAACCAGGCACCTATTACCGGGGAAAGTATACCTGTGGACAAAATTCCCGTGGAAGATACCAGCAGGGACTATTCAGCAGACGATGATATCAAGGACGAAAACCGCGTTTTTGCCGGAACTATCAATGGTAATAATACTTTGGAAATTAAGGTAATCAAAGAAGCCAAAGACTCTACGCTGTCCCGACTGGTCAAACTCGTTAACGAGGCACAGACCCAAAAGTCGCCAACGCAATTGCTAACCGATAAATTCGAAAAATATTTTGTGCCTTCTGTACTTGTATTGGTAGGTCTTCTACTGTTGGCTTTTTTGGTCATCGACGAGCCATTTAGTGCCAGCTTTTATAGGGCGATGGCGGTATTGGTCGCAAGAAGTCCCTGTGCACTGGCCATTTCAACACCAAGTGCCATATTGAGCGGTGTCGCAAGAGCGACTCGTGGCGGGGTACTTATTAAAGGTGGGCGACCTCTGGAAGACTTGGGCGAATTGACCGCCCTTGCATTTGACAAAACAGGTACGCTTACCGAAGGCAAGCCCAAACTTACCGAAGTAGTACCATTAGGGGATATTGAAGAAAATGAACTGTTAAAGATAGCTGTTGCTGTTGAAAACTTGAGCGACCACCCTTTAGCCAAAGCCGTTGTAAGGGATGGGAAAGAGCGTCTGGAAGGCACTTCAGTACCCAATGCAACCGATTTGGAAGCGGTTCTCGGAAAAGGTATCAAAGCTTCTTTGGGCAAGGATAAAATCTATATTGGAAACCTTGACTTGTACGAAGACCTCGATGAAGCAAAACCATCCGAAGATATATCTAATAAAGTAAAAGAACTTGAAGGTGGTGGAAATACCACAATGCTCATAAGAAGGAACAAAGAATATATAGGTATCATCGCCCTGATGGATACCCCACGGGAAGTAGCCAAGGAAACACTTAAAAAATTAAAGGAAATCGGCATCAAACGGATGATAATGCTAACCGGGGATAATCAAAAGGTTGCCGATGCCGTTGCTAAAGAAATTGGGTTGACCGATGCCTGGGGAAGCCTGTTGCCGGAGGAAAAAGTTGATGCCATTAAAAAATTAAAAGAACAGGAATCCAAAGTCGCAATGGTAGGCGACGGTGTGAACGATGCCCCTGCAATGGCAAACAGCACCGTAGGAATCGCAATGGGTGTCGCGGGCAGTGATGTGGCATTGGAAACAGCTGACATTGCCCTAATGGCCGATAAACTGGAAACCCTGCCCTTTGCCATAGGTTTGAGCAGGAAGGCAAAGACCATTATCAAGCAAAACCTTTGGGTCAGCCTCGGTATTGTGGCATTGCTTATCCCATCGACCATTATGGGTTGGGCCAATATCGGTATTGCAGTGGTCATCCACGAAGGCTCAACGTTACTGGTGGTTTTTAATGCGTTAAGACTTTTAGCCTATAAAAAATAA
- a CDS encoding Fur family transcriptional regulator, with translation MEKIVKKLESKGIRPTAMRLMTYRRLAQLNVAVSLGDLGKDFESSERSTLFRTMKTFEEKGIVHQIEDGTGIIKYALCEDNCECEVGNDLHLHFHCNSCGETVCLTEHKIPQINLPEGYVAEDINLVVKGICEKCSGV, from the coding sequence ATGGAAAAAATAGTAAAAAAGTTGGAAAGCAAAGGCATCCGCCCTACGGCAATGCGCCTGATGACCTATAGACGGCTGGCACAACTGAATGTGGCAGTTAGCTTAGGCGACCTTGGAAAGGATTTCGAAAGCTCGGAAAGGAGTACGCTTTTCCGTACTATGAAGACATTTGAAGAAAAAGGAATCGTGCATCAAATTGAGGATGGCACCGGCATCATTAAATATGCCCTGTGCGAAGACAATTGTGAATGCGAGGTTGGCAACGACCTTCACTTACATTTTCATTGCAATAGTTGCGGGGAAACCGTGTGCCTTACAGAGCACAAAATCCCTCAGATAAACCTGCCCGAAGGCTATGTGGCAGAGGATATCAATCTGGTAGTAAAGGGAATATGTGAGAAATGTAGTGGCGTTTAA
- a CDS encoding STAS/SEC14 domain-containing protein, whose protein sequence is MLQIIELKEKKIVATKASGKLRKEDIEKIHPLIHAILDKGMKVRWYFEMVNFTGWDLPGLWEDLKMDTAHATDYEKIAMVGDKKWQEWITQFMKPFTNAEIKYFNIDQKDDAKNWIESQPVSILP, encoded by the coding sequence ATGTTACAGATAATAGAGTTAAAAGAAAAAAAAATTGTTGCAACAAAAGCTTCGGGCAAATTGAGAAAAGAAGATATAGAAAAAATCCATCCACTTATCCACGCCATACTGGACAAAGGAATGAAAGTCCGGTGGTATTTTGAGATGGTCAACTTTACGGGTTGGGATTTACCTGGTTTATGGGAAGACCTAAAAATGGACACAGCCCACGCCACGGACTATGAAAAAATAGCAATGGTAGGAGATAAAAAATGGCAGGAATGGATAACCCAATTTATGAAGCCTTTTACGAACGCCGAAATTAAGTATTTCAATATAGACCAAAAGGACGATGCCAAAAATTGGATTGAGAGCCAGCCAGTAAGCATACTTCCGTAA
- a CDS encoding TerC family protein, whose protein sequence is MEIFLHPEIWISLLTLIFMEIVLGIDNIIFISIVSGKLPKNQQQKSIYVGLTLALLMRIALLFSITWIIGLTEPVLSIYEFDLSWRDIILAIGGIFLIIKSIFEIHHKIEGDEKETTVKKVSSFSNAIIQIVGLDIVFSFDSILTAVGLTEEIILMIIAVIISIIIMMIFAKKVSNFVNKYPTIQILALSFLILIGFMLFVESLHYHVPKGYIYFAVFFSLIIEMLNIRFRKNRKQK, encoded by the coding sequence ATGGAAATTTTTCTTCACCCCGAAATTTGGATATCCTTACTTACCTTAATTTTTATGGAAATCGTTTTAGGGATTGATAACATCATTTTTATCTCTATTGTTTCAGGAAAATTACCAAAAAACCAACAGCAAAAAAGCATATATGTCGGCTTGACTTTAGCCTTGCTCATGCGTATTGCTTTATTGTTTAGCATTACTTGGATAATTGGTTTAACAGAACCTGTTTTAAGCATTTACGAGTTTGATTTGAGTTGGCGAGATATCATATTGGCAATTGGTGGTATATTTTTGATTATAAAAAGTATTTTTGAAATTCATCACAAAATAGAAGGAGACGAAAAAGAAACTACAGTCAAAAAAGTCAGTTCATTTAGCAATGCCATTATACAAATTGTAGGTTTAGATATAGTGTTTTCTTTTGATTCTATCCTCACTGCTGTCGGGCTAACCGAAGAAATTATTTTGATGATTATCGCCGTGATTATATCCATTATCATTATGATGATTTTCGCCAAAAAAGTCAGCAATTTTGTCAACAAATATCCAACTATTCAGATTTTAGCTCTTTCATTTCTGATTTTGATAGGCTTTATGCTTTTTGTTGAATCACTGCATTATCATGTGCCTAAAGGCTATATCTATTTTGCCGTATTCTTTTCATTGATTATAGAAATGCTGAATATTCGTTTTAGAAAAAACCGAAAGCAAAAGTAG
- a CDS encoding GIY-YIG nuclease family protein codes for MEYAVYVLKSLSYPKHYVGYTSNLISRFKSHNALGKKGYTIRYRPWVVIHVEFYNSKNEAMSREKFLKSGKGRKWMKNNIHDY; via the coding sequence ATGGAATACGCCGTTTATGTATTAAAATCTTTGTCATATCCTAAGCATTATGTTGGTTACACCTCTAACCTGATTTCGAGATTTAAATCTCATAATGCGTTAGGAAAGAAAGGCTATACGATAAGATATAGACCTTGGGTTGTAATTCATGTAGAATTTTATAATTCCAAAAATGAAGCTATGTCACGAGAAAAGTTTTTAAAAAGCGGAAAAGGACGCAAATGGATGAAAAACAATATTCATGATTATTAG